In one Mycobacterium heckeshornense genomic region, the following are encoded:
- a CDS encoding GTP-binding protein produces the protein MAYEHSERRNAASTKIVIAGGFGVGKTTFVGAVSEIMPLRTEAMVTDTSAGVDMLEATPAKRTTTVAMDFGRITLDEDLVLYLFGTPGQRRFWFMWDDLVRGAIGAVILVDCRRLEDSFAAVDFFEHRRLPFLIAVNEFDGAPRYPVDEVRKALTLPDHIPVINIDARDRRSATDALIAVSEYALDSLSA, from the coding sequence GTGGCCTACGAGCACTCTGAGAGGCGCAACGCCGCCTCGACGAAGATCGTCATCGCGGGCGGCTTCGGGGTCGGCAAGACGACGTTTGTGGGCGCGGTGTCGGAGATCATGCCGCTGCGCACCGAGGCGATGGTCACCGACACGTCCGCCGGCGTCGACATGCTGGAGGCCACGCCGGCCAAGCGCACCACCACGGTGGCGATGGACTTCGGACGGATCACGCTGGATGAGGATCTGGTGCTCTACCTGTTCGGCACGCCGGGCCAACGCCGGTTCTGGTTCATGTGGGACGATTTGGTGCGCGGCGCGATCGGCGCCGTCATCCTCGTCGACTGCCGGCGTCTTGAGGACAGCTTCGCCGCCGTCGACTTTTTCGAGCACCGCCGGCTACCGTTCCTGATCGCGGTCAACGAATTCGACGGGGCGCCAAGGTATCCGGTTGACGAAGTGCGCAAAGCGCTGACACTGCCCGACCACATCCCGGTGATCAACATCGATGCCCGCGACCGCCGCTCGGCGACCGACGCGCTCATTGCGGTGAGCGAGTACGCGCTGGACAGTCTCAGCGCTTGA
- a CDS encoding DUF742 domain-containing protein: MDSREPPPRAHEASLVRPYTLTAGRTSPSVELPLEAPVQTLRSALFHQWPPHDMRGKIIQLCTKSPSVAEISARLDVPLGVARVLVGDLVTSGYLRVQPTLNDHSTQDERRELIGRTLRGLRAL; this comes from the coding sequence ATGGACAGCCGCGAGCCGCCGCCCCGCGCGCATGAGGCGAGTCTGGTCCGCCCCTACACGCTGACCGCTGGACGGACCAGCCCCAGCGTCGAGTTGCCGCTGGAAGCGCCGGTGCAGACGCTGCGATCGGCCCTGTTTCACCAATGGCCACCACACGATATGCGGGGCAAAATCATCCAGCTTTGCACCAAAAGCCCCTCGGTCGCGGAAATCTCGGCGCGCCTGGATGTGCCGTTGGGCGTCGCGCGGGTCCTGGTCGGCGATCTGGTGACCTCCGGCTACCTTCGGGTGCAGCCGACGCTGAATGACCACTCCACTCAAGACGAACGCCGTGAATTGATAGGAAGGACGCTGCGTGGCCTACGAGCACTCTGA
- a CDS encoding roadblock/LC7 domain-containing protein — MTFSSGPSSDNSLGWLLSNFAREVPGVSHAVLVSVDGLLMAASEHLPRERADQLAAVASGLASLATGAAQLFEGGQVLQSVVEMQHGYLLLMRVGDGSHLAALAATSCDIGQIGYEMAILVERVGGVVQSSRRASLSS, encoded by the coding sequence ATGACGTTTTCTTCTGGCCCGTCCTCCGACAATTCGTTGGGTTGGTTGCTGTCGAACTTCGCCCGTGAGGTCCCCGGGGTGTCGCATGCGGTGCTGGTGTCCGTCGACGGTCTGCTGATGGCCGCCAGCGAACATCTGCCGCGGGAGCGTGCCGATCAGCTGGCCGCGGTGGCCTCGGGATTAGCCAGCCTCGCGACTGGCGCCGCCCAGTTGTTCGAGGGCGGTCAAGTGCTGCAGTCGGTGGTCGAGATGCAACACGGTTACCTGCTGCTGATGCGGGTCGGTGACGGCTCGCATCTGGCAGCGCTGGCCGCAACCTCGTGCGACATCGGTCAGATCGGTTACGAGATGGCCATCCTGGTGGAACGGGTGGGCGGCGTGGTGCAGTCGTCCCGACGGGCATCGTTATCCTCGTGA